The genomic segment TTGGTGTGACGAGAACTTTAGGCACATGTGAGACGCAAATGTGAGACGTTGGATTGGAAACGGACGGACATGATTTAGTGCTACAGTGATACTGCACTAACTATGCTACAGAAAATTTAGGACTGTGCTTTGGAAACAGTACCCACGCTACGATAAAATCATGGTTACTATAGCGCGCCTAAAAAAACCTGTTACTCTCCGCCATCACCCCTAAAGGCAGAGGAACCGGATCCGGCGGACGCGAGCACAAACCAGTGTACAGACGTACTAGGTACGCTCGAAGTCGTGTCGTGCATGCAGATCGACCACGTATGTGCCCGAAGTCGTGTCGAGCGAAGGAACATGACCTGTGTTGCTCATCTCATCGTGTGGGCACACGCCCAGAGGGAGATAGTGCTGGTCGAAGGCAATCAGCGATCGAGTGGAGCACGTATGGATAAAAGGAGGCACAGGGTGAAAAAGATCCTGATCCGGATTTTTATTtgataaataaaattttattattttttatcatcataACAAAAAGATACAACAAGATAAGAGTTCGCTACTAACGAAATTAAAGAAGCATGGAGTATTATGCAATGTGCATGATGCGTGTACACGATTACTAATTAAGCACTCATGGAGCTAGGCGACTTCAATTTGTCTCCAGATTAGGCTAGCTTAATCAGTATACTGTAGATTAGATAGATCAGTTCCCCAATTCCATTCCTTTTTCCAACAATGATTAGCGATAGTATGCAGTCGTAAAGCGGAAGTCTATGCTAGCGATACGAATGCGTGATCCGATCGATCCGTCCACGATGATGATTATAGCTAACAAACCTATGTCGCGCACTACATTAGCAGGCCTAATTTAGCTCCACTAGAAGAGAAGCCTTGAAACGGCACGGCCGGCCGGGGACCGACGAACAGCGAGCGAGTCGTCGTCATGCGCCCACGGCACGCATGCAAGCGAGTCAATGGATCATGCTTATGCATCTTCGTCACTCACTTGGGTCATCCTCCGCAACACGGCACCTGCTGCTCCCATCCAAAGAGACCATTTGTGCCTGCCATGATTTAACTCCTCCAAAAGGCGAAAATAATAAAGAAGCAATCGAATCCTGTGACTATTAAGCAGCCTGGAACAGGCAAAAGAATTCggacgatatatatatatatatatatatatgaagtatTTTCTGTAATTTAAGTGTACATACTCTCATTCTAATGAATATTTAGAAAGAAGTATGtacaatttaaaaataaatatatacctctcgaaaaaatatatacttcaTTTGTAAAAAAGTATACACATctcataaaataatatatatatatatatatatatatatatatcgcatAAAGTGGTATATATTTTAGTTAGAAAACAATACATACATATGCGTGCATTAATAAACAAGGAAAAGAATGAAAGGAACCGATACCAAAAATGTTTATCTATCCAGACAGTCATCTGCTTTTTTGAGACAACTGGATCTAGATCCTTTTATTTACTTTTGTCTTTTTAGTAACGGATAAAATTAATACTCCAGTATGTGCTCCATTGGAAGGTAAGTGGTTGGTTGTTCGTGCGCACACGTAATCCTAGTACTCCTAGCAATTAGAGGTGAAAATGGATGACAGGAAATTCGAATTATCCGATTTCGTatctgttaaaatacgaatatggatatccgtatccgtattcgtttctgaaatggatactaaaatgaaTATATctgaattcgttttcgagattcggattcaaatgtggatatttgaattcgagatatatccgatttgtATCCGTATCcaccaaccagggaaccaattttgctaaagttttagaaatttcaaatATGAACGACATTCTAACCCAatcaaattaaaacaaatttcagttaaatttcatcaaattttggttaaatttgatcaaaaatttaaatttccaacatgaattttgaacaaaatttctacaATTCCAgtccaatcaaattagaacaaatttcagttgaattttatcaaattccagtcaaattttttcaaaaatttaaatttccgacctgaattttgaagatcgagtagatatccgaatgcgaattcgtattcgaactatccgattcgtattcgtatttgAGGATATCCGGATCCATATTcacattcaaattaaaatataataaattgtactatccgaattcgattccaacATAATCTATCCGTTTGCATCCCTACTCGCAATGGCAGGCTCCGAAGAGTAAAGATGCTGTCCGAACGTACCTCAACGGACGGCACTGATTTCTTCGTACAAGTATGTTTCAGCATCCAGTACCATGCTAGTACTCCATTTACACACTGCACGGATCTTTAGGCAACGCCTCCTCCTTGGTTCGAAGAACCATCGCCACTAATCATGCAGTGGGTCGGGTCCGGTTGCGTCATGTGGGTTTTGAAACCGGCTGGAATAGGTTTAGGTGTAGAAATTGCCTCACGGGTTATTTGGTTAGTGTCCGATTCAAGTTAGATCTAAAGTGAGATTTAATTTGCACATGCTGATGTCCACTGGCTACGATTCGAGTCAGATACAAGACAGGTCATTCCTCCCCTCCTTTATACGGCTCCTATATAACGCTTTtctctttctagttttcttTTGCCCGCACTATTATTGGGTTTCGGTCCCCATTAGATCTCATGTTTTTGTTAGAGCTAGAGCCAGAGGTAATTTTACACCGGTAAGAATGTTAAGATTAAATCAAGTTTAATATCTCAGATTTTAGGTTAAGTATATTCTCACTCTATTCGACTCTGATTTGACTTGTTGCCACCTTTAACAGCTAGTGTGGCTGTTTGACCCGTTTTCCTCCGGCTCCCAACCCAACGGCCGCAAGAAAAAGGGAGGCCGGGTCGCACATCGACCTGCGCTACCGATCAAAGCAAAGCTGCACGACGCGGcttcttttgatctttttcCGCTCCCTTTTGGCCGCTGGACAGTGCACGCAACATGCAACAACGCCGGCCGATGCTGCACGATCTGGGCGCTGCTCCCAAAAGCTGCCCATATACATTGCAACCACCGTACGGAGTAGAACTGTGCAGTGACTGTACCCCAATTCGAGTGTACGCTTCAGAACAAGACAGGCAGGATAGAAAACCAAGGCTGCTGATGCAGCAGAGCTGCAGAAAAAGGATGAGCCAACGCAGAATGAACACTTCAGCTGTAATCGCATCGCAACCAGATCAGCACCCACACGATGCAGCGCTTTTTTTAGAGCTACAAAGAAAACTAATATTACTTACACACTCTATACACACCACACCGCACACACGTATACACATTTATATACACTAAGAAGAAATTGAGAGACTCGAGATCCCAATACACAGAAACGTATAGTACCAATAAATACACACGCATGTATATCTTTCTAGGAAAAACTCCGGCGAGACAAGCAGATCCAATTAAGAATTAAACCCGAACAGATAGCGTGCACAAATGCGCCACTACCACCGCGTTACACGCGCGTTCTCACGATGCAGCGCTTGAACTGCCGGAAGCTTTTTCTCGACAAAGTGGCAGGCGACACGAGATGGCCAGGAGTATCTTTCCATTGTGGTAATCCTGCTGCATCACATCCACCGACCCCTGACATGACATCAACTCCCTACTGCGAGCGTTCATGCGTCTGGGACATGCCACTTTGGCATTGAATAGTATTATATTGCCTCGGAAAACGTGGCGGATTGGCTCCTCGATTATTCCCAGCCATTAAGGCGACCAAAAGAAAACGTTGACACCATGATCAATGACAAGGAGCAATGGGCGGATCACACTTTAATCCCTCCTCCCAAGAAAAGGTAAAACAGAGCGAGAGCTAGAAAAACAGAGGACTAACAACCAGTAAAGTAAAAGGAAAAAGGTTAACCTCTTTTACAATAGCATTTCGCCGAATTTTCGAGAAAaacgaaatatttaattttaaaaaaatagttgacATGTGTGGCCCAGAGAGTATATCACGAAAAATAAccatttaattttaaaaaaaaatagatgaaatgTGAGGCCCTTAGAGTATATGACAAAAAAGAACCAAAATTTGATATTTTCGTCgaacgaaaaaaattataaaacaaaattgaaatttcTGATTCACTCGTGTTCTTTCTTATTTCCATTTTTACCCAAAACAGGAGAAGATGAGAAGTTCCACCGGGCGGTGATTTTACAGCAGCACGGGCGGTGATCAGACCTCCCAAAAGAACAGAACGAACGGGATTAATCGGCCTAGCCTAGGAACCTGCTAGTTACTCAGCTGGAGTTGGCGAGATCAGTTGGCGGCGCCGAGAGACGCCAcggacggcggcgaggcggggGTGATCGGATCCGATCAGTTAGCGATGCGGATGGAGGCGTTCTTGGCGGCGAAACAGACGGGGCAGGCGTCCAGCCTCGGCTCGCACGCCTTGCACAGGCACAGGTGACGGCACGGTAGCAGCAGCACCGACGCCTCGCCCTCGCCGCACGCCTTGCAGGACCACTTAGTCACCGGggacgtggcggcggcggcggtgttcACCGGCGCGTCCTTGGCCTCGAAGCAGGACTGCGCGCCATCCGCGGCAGCGGGGGAGGTGGTTGGGTCGGATTCGCCGAAGCCCTCCTCGGCAGGTGCCGGGGCGGCGCGGAGGAGGTGCTCGAGCGAGGCGCGGAGCCCCGCGGCGACGGCCTCGTTGCTGCGCGCGAGGCCGCACCACGCCTGGCTCTCGGCGGCCGCCTGCCGGAGCCGCTCCTCGAGGTCCGCAACGCGGCGGCGCAAGGCCTCCAGCTCCGCCTCCTTCTCCCGCAGCCGGCGCGCCGCGGCGCCCGCTGCGGCCCGCACCAGCGCCTGGCACTGCCGCTTGCGCGCCTGCTCCAGCCCGGCGCGCAGCCGCTCGCACTCAGCCCGCACCAGCGCGTCGATCTCCGCGCCCTGGCACAACTCCGACACCAGTGCGTCCGCCACCGACGCCGATGCCGCCACAGGCCGCCCGCTGGTCGACGTCATCGCCGACTCTACCATCCGGCTCGCCGCGCCCATCGTCTTCTGCATCCCTGGGATGGGCAGCAGCGCCGCCGACGAGGACGACACGTACTGCTCAAGCTCAGCCTCCCTGCCGCGCTTCCGTGACGCCAGCACCCCACCGCCACCATTACAGGTGAGCTCGCTCTGCGCGCCGCTGACCACGCCCGCGCACTGGTACTGCTGGTATCCGTCGTTGCCTGCGACCACCGCCGAGGACAGGAGCGCGCCGTAGTTCTTCAGCGCCCGCATCTGCTCCTCGCCCAGGCGGCCGTAGGGCGGATACGGCAAGCACCCGGCGAGACCGCCGAACTGCGCCTGCACGGCCATGCCAAGAACACACGTAACGAAAGAGTCCGGGGACCGGGGGAGATGAGAGAACCAGAGAAGGCGAGGAAGAGGCCGGAGACGGTGTGAAggcgagaggagaggagggggtcGCGGCTTGCTTATATAGAACGGAGGTGGCGACGCCACATGGACGCCGGGCGCGGGGCGGGTGAGCACAGCAGCAGTGGGAGGGAGGCAACGACAAATAAAAGGGGTGATGCATGCGCGGTTACCACTAATTAATTGGGAAGTTAGCAGCAGCACGACTGCACGAGCAGTAGTAATGACTCGGGCAGGTACTGTAATTAATTAGCGCAACAATGGCAGGCTGCCCCAACGGACTAAGACAAGCTAATCCAAAAGGTTCCCGCCGTGGGCGGTGGGCCACCCTGCCTTCTCCTGCTCCCCGTACCCACAGCTCGGCAGCGCCGGCCTGCTCTGCGGCGCCGCGCGAGGAATCCTGCGTCTAGATGGACCTTTGCGGcggatctaaaataaaaatgaccaatatctatatatataacatTATAAAAAAGTTTAAATTACTTCTTTAAACTATAGCGGTTATCCAAATAACCTTTAAACTTTAAAACCTTTTATTTAACCTTACGAGATTTTTGTTTTATCACTTTTAACTCTAAGCTGTTTTTGAACTCTAGTTTCGCTGACCTGCAAGATGGTTTTCGCTCTTCTGTCCAAATTAGCACGCCGATGTGGAGGGCCCGAATCGGTCCAAAAACCTCAGGCCCGCTCTCTTCTTGCTCCTCTCTCAGATTTGGCCATGTTCCTTGAGGATTTGTCCGTCGACGTCAAGCTAGGGTTCCCCTGCAAGCATGGAGCAGAGGAGCTTGGCGACGTCATGGCCTTAGGGTTCGTCTGCGAGCAGCGGGTGGCGTGCCTTCGGAGTGACCAAGTCATCGGTTTCTTATCGGCACAAGCCGCTGGGCTACGGGCCACCCGTGTTGTGCCTGTGTTCGAGGAAGGCAGCGATGTGGATGGCTTGGAGTGATTCGAACCCGGAAAGAaggtatttgacttgtgcaaaTTGTCGGGTAAGGAGTCCACCCTTTGTTCTATTAGGTCCAAATCGAatgttttttgtttgatttcttCGATTTTGTCAGAGTGGAGGGTGTGGGTACTAACGTTGGTATGATCCAGAGCCGAGCCCATTCATGAGGCAATTGCTTATGGATCTAAGTGATTCAGTGTTTAAACTGAAGGCAGAGAATGCATTTTTTCACAATACCATCCCAGAAGCCAAGAAAGAAGGTGGGCACATTGCAGATTTGCGGGCAAAGGAAGAAGAACCGGGGACTAAGGATGAAGAACTCCAAGCAATGCGTGCAGAAAtgaagaagaaggggaaggggaagatcTAGACAATGTTGGTCATGTTGCGGTTGTTGGGTGTGCTTATGTCACTTTAGCAGTAGTGTCCAGAATTGTATGACTGTGATGATTATGTTTGTGTTCCAGACTTGTATTCCTGTGATGGCCTAGAACAATGTAATATTGAATGGAAATCTATGTTTGTGGCAGTGTTATGCAGTACATTGAGCAATTCATGTTGACTGAAAATGACAGGAAGTGAAGTGAAACTGAAACTGACAAGAAGTGACTGAAACTCATTGAAACTGAACTGAACATATATTAGAGGGAATGGCTTCATATATTATAAGACTAACTAAACCTGACTCAACTGAGTTGCACAGGTGTAGACttgttatattacaagttcaacTGGCAATAAAACCCTAATTGAAACTGGATCTTGTTGTCATTTTTGCTGCCTTTCTCCCCTTGGATCTTGTTGTCAAGATGCTTTGTGAAGGCAGTTAAACTTTAGGCTGTGAAGTTCTCCTTGCCTTCTTGGACATCTTCAGTGGCCTGCTATACTCCTGAACCTACAATTCAAATTGTGGTGAGAGATGCAAGTTATTGTACTGGTTCATACATGACAAATGCAACATAATCACCACGAGCACACTTGAATATCTCCATATAATGTCAGCAACTCCACCCTCAGCTATGCAATCAGACATATAAGTGCATGTCGTGTCATCACTGAGATTCCTTAAACCAGAGCTTAAATCACCACCAGATGTCTATATGTAAGGTGTGTCTACCTATATATAAAGTGCGTCTAGATGGACCTCTGCAgcggataaaaaaaaatgactaGGTGTCTATATATAACattatgcaaaataaaatatttaatattttaattatcaGGTAATATAgtattttataataatatacaaCGATAAAAGCGCTTACAAAAACAACGAATTCCAACAGTAATACttgtactccctccatttcgtAATACTTGACACTTTTGACCAAATCAACAAATTTAGACAAGGATTTTTTGAGTGAATTAGGACTAAAATACCCCTCCTAATAGCAAAAAAAGTACAGGTGGTTGAAATTGAACACAATTAACGAGGTGGAGTttgatcaaaaggaaaaattggAAAACATGCATTGGGATGCGTGGAGTGCCAAGTATTTGGGGAAGAAAAAATTATCCAAAGTGGCAAGTATAACGAAACATGATAGATGGACCTTTGCGACGGGTCCAAAATAAAAATGACGTTTGGATCAAATAGGTCTCTAGGTTTCCTATTTGTTAGGGTACGAGGTGTCATATGAGCCTAGTAGATACTCCCTCCATAGAAAAGTATAGAGCGTATTTTCTCAGAGCTTCCCTAAAAATTTATAGGGTGCACACATTTCCTAAAGTATTTTTTTgggttatttttctttaatACTCTTGCACTAATGGTTAAGCTACTCAGATATTTAACACTCTAGTTTCTCATCATATTACTTGGATATTTAATACATGTCAATTCTAATACATGCATTCTGCACACATGCACATTCAATACAATCCTTCGGCTACTTGGAGCTATGCGTGCAACGAGATGGCCAAAAACTATTTAATTTCCTCCATGAATAAGAACCTACCTGACTCCATCCATCGTTTGAGATTGTATTAGGCACGTACGTACTTACGAGGTTTTATAAAACTTTGTATCGCATCCATCTCGCACGAGGCAACAAAGAGTCTCTCACGAttaatacatgcatgcatacagtTTGATTAGTGTCGATGATGCATTAATACATGCATGCAATTAGAGTAGATAGAACCATAAATATGAGCATTTTGGTAAACTAATTAGGTTCTTAGAAGCCACAGAAAAATACGCTTGTAAACTTATACGAAGAGAATATGACGGATCAttaaagaataaaaatatattcaatgttATATGTACTCTCTATCTAGAGCTGGACTTTGGGTTGTGCTTTTTGGGCCGGCGCAAGCCCGGCACAGCCCGGTCCAACCTAAGCTCGACTCGGCACGAGCACTGATAGGCCGGGCTGATCCGGTCCGATTTATGGACCGGGCCGGGCCTTGATATGGGGGGCTCAATGGGCGGTCTGGCTCGGTAAAAAAATGGATCCGCACCCTCCAGTGCGGTGGAGTGTGGCGGTACTAGGTCCGTGCCAGCCCGGCCCGACGAGACCCATCGTGCATCCGTGTCGGATCTGGACCTAGCTGAAGGTAGCTTGAGCCAGCCCGGCCCGGCCTGAACAGTTTTTTTCCCATCCTAGCATGGCCCGGAAGGCCCGAGGCCCGAAGGGGCcgggtcgggccggcccgacccgGTCCAAGTCCCACCTCTATCTCTATCTATAAGGTTGGTCCGTCTCTAATAGACCTGGCATGTGGACAGCGCTTCAACCTGGCGCACGACCTAGGCGGCGGCACTCTGTGCTTCGACCTGGCGCAGGATCTCCGTTCCCCCGCAACAGCACATGATCGCTCGCTCGGTCCGAGCCGCGTCGCCCCCTGGGCCACCAGTGAGCGTCATCTCATCAAGCAAGACTCAGTAAACTTGCGATTGCTCGGTTCGGCTCGCTCACTCGGCTTTGTCCGgttctttgagattgttgttgcAGCCACATGGTGGACATCCGGGGTGTGCTGCACATAGAATATTTATCCCCACAGCTCGGAAGGTGCAGGTGTGAATGCATGCAGTCTAATCCTGGATTCATCTGGAATAGTAAAGAGACTGATAAACAGTAATGATACTGCTGCTACCAGTCTAAAAAAATAGATCGATCTCGCTCGGCGTCCCTTTCTGGGCCGCATAGAAAAGGCTGGTTGGGTTGATACCAATTCAAAGCAGCAGATGGGTCATGGCGTGATGTAGCAGATTATACAATAACAACGACCTCTTCGGTTGTTCTTCCTTACGCAGGTAGGGACGGGTTGGCGATGGCATCGTGGATTCATCGCCGCGCCGCGACGGAAACGGACGGTCAAACCGCCGGGGGTGACCGGCGACAGCGAGATTCCGCCGCCTCGGTTTTTTTGGTAACCAGTTAATTGATCCGATTGGTAGCTAGCTAGGTTCCAATGGGTAGACCAGCAAATAAAGCAAGCGATTAAGATTGCTGCAACTGCAATCCGATTTGTTAACGTCTGCGTGCTGTCCGACAAGATTTGGTAGCGCTGGCTCGTGGTGCTGAGAGAGCGCGAGCACATGCACATGGCGATTGAGATTTTGCAAACCAAAGAAAGTGTATGTCTGGAACATTTTTTCTTGAAGCCGGAACATTATTTTATTGAAGCTAGAACATTTTTCTAATTTAGCAAACATCTTAAGTAAACAAGAGATGGTgggggaggaaggaggaggggatAAGATATAAAAGAAGGGAACGATCTGAATAGTTTGATCCACATCAAACAGTTGAAAAAGTGACTGAAATATAAGCAAAATCTCAATCATAAGACGAGTAAAGAAACTTTTTTAGTATCAGGCAAGTGCAATCTTTCACTTCCAtccattctttctttttttttccagatgaAATTCCAGGCTTACTTTTTTGTTTGAGGAAATACGCCCACAGATCTCCCGCGTAGCTTTCGGTTGCAGAGACCTCGATCTGTTCAAAACTTCTCAAATGGAGAGGTCAATTTTTATTTCCCAATAAAATAAAAGATTGTCATTTCAGGATTTGCCACTTTGTGTGTCACTGACACGTCGGTTTGGAACCCACATATTTGAGATGCAAAAGAGCTGTGCTAGACCTGTTCAAAGGACGAGTTGGACCGCGCTTTGAAAAACCTGACAGAAAAACCGTAAGCTTGAGCCTAACTTGACATCGTTTTTTT from the Phragmites australis chromosome 19, lpPhrAust1.1, whole genome shotgun sequence genome contains:
- the LOC133900963 gene encoding probable BOI-related E3 ubiquitin-protein ligase 2 is translated as MAVQAQFGGLAGCLPYPPYGRLGEEQMRALKNYGALLSSAVVAGNDGYQQYQCAGVVSGAQSELTCNGGGGVLASRKRGREAELEQYVSSSSAALLPIPGMQKTMGAASRMVESAMTSTSGRPVAASASVADALVSELCQGAEIDALVRAECERLRAGLEQARKRQCQALVRAAAGAAARRLREKEAELEALRRRVADLEERLRQAAAESQAWCGLARSNEAVAAGLRASLEHLLRAAPAPAEEGFGESDPTTSPAAADGAQSCFEAKDAPVNTAAAATSPVTKWSCKACGEGEASVLLLPCRHLCLCKACEPRLDACPVCFAAKNASIRIAN